The Sorangiineae bacterium MSr11367 genome window below encodes:
- a CDS encoding winged helix-turn-helix domain-containing protein has product MPHELVLLASRFDVANFGELVSDPSRVIMLLSLMDDRARPATELAQLAGITPQTASFHLQRLVDGGLLRVEPLGRHRYFRLAGEEVAEAIEAISLLNPPKPARVPQSPARLELTQARMCYHHLAGRLGVAWLAGIEQARFLRVRDGAFALTKRGIAWFEESGLSAPRWRTVTGKFCLDWTERRHHLGGSLGALLTRHLFTMEWIARRGGGANAPVSRAVRVTSKGRREFARQLALPNDVLSN; this is encoded by the coding sequence GTGCCCCACGAACTGGTCCTCCTTGCCTCACGCTTCGACGTCGCGAACTTCGGTGAGCTCGTCAGCGATCCGTCGCGGGTGATCATGCTGCTTTCGCTGATGGACGATCGCGCGCGGCCCGCCACCGAGCTGGCCCAGCTCGCCGGAATCACGCCGCAGACGGCGAGCTTCCACCTGCAGCGGCTCGTCGATGGCGGGCTTCTTCGCGTGGAGCCGTTGGGCCGGCACCGGTATTTTCGTTTGGCGGGCGAAGAGGTGGCCGAGGCCATCGAGGCGATCTCGCTGCTGAATCCCCCGAAGCCCGCCCGCGTTCCCCAGAGTCCCGCAAGGCTCGAGCTCACGCAAGCGCGCATGTGTTACCACCACCTCGCGGGGCGCCTGGGAGTGGCGTGGCTCGCGGGCATCGAGCAGGCGCGCTTTCTGCGCGTGCGCGACGGCGCCTTTGCGCTCACCAAGCGCGGAATCGCGTGGTTCGAGGAATCGGGGCTTTCGGCGCCACGCTGGCGCACGGTGACGGGGAAATTTTGCCTCGACTGGACCGAGCGCCGCCACCACTTGGGCGGCTCGCTCGGGGCGCTGCTCACGCGGCATCTCTTCACCATGGAGTGGATCGCGCGGCGAGGCGGAGGCGCCAACGCACCTGTCAGCCGCGCGGTGCGCGTGACCTCGAAGGGCCGGCGCGAGTTCGCGCGCCAGCTAGCCTTGCCGAATGACGTTCTTTCGAATTAA
- a CDS encoding MerC domain-containing protein → MIPVRHIDKFGVSGSIFAGTCSLELPPFVAIFPALGLGWLLDEAVIHQMLFVSLVVMFAGLVVGARYHRNPLALAMAVVGAGLLASSMLVFHGPSTTYVGMALLIVASWLNDLLGRPLFYDRTHP, encoded by the coding sequence ATGATTCCTGTCAGACACATCGACAAGTTCGGCGTCTCGGGGTCGATTTTCGCGGGGACGTGTTCCCTGGAGCTTCCACCGTTCGTCGCGATTTTTCCCGCGCTGGGCTTGGGGTGGCTCTTGGACGAGGCGGTGATCCACCAGATGCTCTTCGTGAGCCTGGTCGTCATGTTCGCGGGCCTCGTGGTCGGTGCGCGCTACCACCGCAACCCCTTGGCGCTCGCCATGGCCGTCGTGGGCGCTGGCTTGCTCGCCTCGTCGATGCTCGTCTTCCATGGCCCGTCGACGACCTACGTCGGCATGGCGCTGCTCATCGTGGCGAGCTGGCTGAACGATTTGCTCGGCCGTCCCCTGTTTTACGACCGGACCCATCCTTGA
- a CDS encoding M1 family metallopeptidase, which translates to MRTFSPSLAVAALFVALVNCTPAREAAPVAASASPTVPWPEPPGWRLSDTVRPTRYDASLTVLPTEPRFTGRMRIALDVRAPTHALWLHAMGLTIREATVNREKAEVTQVGNDLLGIRLPRQLPAGAATVSIDYSGAIAANGENGLFEQEEGGRRYAFASMGPMDARRVFPCFDEPSFKAPWKIRLEVKREDVAFANAPVISEEISGEHKVVQFAETKPLPSFLLAMAVGPFDVVDAGVAGKNRVPIRIIVPRGRGAEARFAKEVTGPILNRIEAYLDMPYPYEKLDFVDVPSFGGAMESPGLIMFVQRSLLARPNEETSAFQRGYATTAAHELAHQWFGNLVTMGWWNDMWLHEAFAPWISDRIVDAWKPEWHHDAYHAAETVRGMAGDDIAGVRRLRQPMESKDDMGDVWTREMYGKGAAVLDMFERWIGRDAFRQGLRRYLARYAYGNASAEQFLETALQGAPPSTVQAFASFLNQPGVPQVDVSLRCEAGRPPALDLGQSGKSDAVWQIPVCARYPGKHGEATSCALMGARQGQLVLDDAATCPAWVDANSDAHGYYRVRYLGNLLPKLLAVPQVLTRAEKVALLGDLGAQVRSGASSYADVLAAVSKLADDPTYYVAAATIDLVAQVRVAQIFPESLAPNYARFVRDTYGARAKRLGFVPRAGEAEDEALLRPQLLLLVADSGEDPALRAEAKALAERWLNGQGTIPPALVQSVLNIAARSGDRAMLDLMRNAARARGASNRKERNSILRAMGQFREPDTLRAALALILQDDFEVRESTGMLWETQKTPVTRQVAFDFVKEHYDALMARLPKEDSTFDLAADLPEMVGASFCDAAHAADVESFFRERSARHAGGARGVARAVDAVNTCAAYRERQAPSVAAFLTAIKDGSGRKTGDGRANRSASSPR; encoded by the coding sequence ATGCGCACATTCTCCCCGTCCCTGGCCGTTGCCGCTCTGTTCGTTGCGTTGGTGAATTGCACCCCGGCACGCGAGGCCGCGCCGGTCGCGGCTTCGGCCTCGCCCACCGTGCCATGGCCAGAGCCCCCTGGCTGGCGTCTTTCCGACACGGTTCGACCCACCCGGTATGACGCATCATTGACGGTGCTCCCAACGGAGCCGCGCTTTACGGGGCGCATGCGCATCGCCCTCGACGTGCGGGCACCGACCCACGCGCTGTGGCTCCACGCCATGGGCCTCACGATCCGCGAGGCCACGGTGAACCGGGAGAAGGCCGAGGTGACTCAGGTCGGGAACGACCTCCTGGGGATTCGGTTGCCAAGGCAGCTGCCTGCGGGGGCGGCCACCGTGAGCATCGATTACTCGGGGGCCATCGCGGCCAACGGCGAAAACGGATTGTTCGAGCAGGAGGAAGGCGGGCGTCGGTACGCCTTCGCGAGCATGGGGCCCATGGACGCGCGCCGCGTCTTTCCATGTTTTGACGAGCCGTCGTTCAAGGCGCCGTGGAAGATCCGGCTCGAGGTGAAACGCGAAGACGTGGCCTTTGCCAACGCGCCCGTGATTTCCGAAGAGATTTCCGGCGAGCACAAAGTCGTCCAGTTCGCGGAAACGAAGCCGCTCCCATCGTTTTTGTTGGCCATGGCGGTGGGGCCGTTCGATGTGGTGGACGCGGGTGTTGCAGGGAAGAACCGCGTCCCGATTCGCATCATCGTTCCGCGGGGTCGGGGCGCCGAGGCGCGCTTTGCAAAAGAGGTGACGGGCCCGATCTTGAATCGAATCGAAGCGTATTTGGATATGCCGTATCCGTACGAAAAACTCGATTTCGTCGACGTGCCCTCTTTTGGCGGCGCCATGGAGAGTCCGGGGCTGATCATGTTCGTGCAGAGGTCCCTTCTGGCCCGTCCGAACGAAGAAACGAGCGCATTTCAGCGCGGTTACGCCACCACGGCCGCGCATGAACTCGCCCATCAATGGTTCGGCAATCTGGTGACGATGGGGTGGTGGAACGACATGTGGCTCCACGAGGCCTTCGCCCCGTGGATCTCCGATCGCATCGTCGACGCCTGGAAACCCGAGTGGCACCACGATGCGTATCACGCGGCCGAAACGGTGCGCGGCATGGCTGGGGACGACATCGCCGGGGTGCGACGCTTGCGTCAGCCGATGGAGAGCAAAGACGATATGGGCGACGTTTGGACCCGGGAGATGTACGGGAAGGGCGCCGCCGTGCTCGATATGTTCGAGCGATGGATCGGCCGCGACGCGTTTCGTCAGGGGCTCCGGCGTTACCTTGCGAGGTATGCGTACGGAAATGCCTCTGCCGAGCAGTTCCTCGAAACGGCGTTGCAGGGCGCACCGCCGTCGACGGTCCAGGCCTTCGCGTCCTTTTTGAATCAACCCGGTGTGCCGCAGGTGGATGTCTCGCTCCGCTGCGAGGCCGGTCGCCCGCCCGCGCTGGATCTCGGGCAATCGGGCAAATCCGATGCAGTATGGCAAATTCCGGTGTGCGCACGCTATCCGGGAAAGCACGGCGAGGCGACGTCGTGCGCGTTGATGGGCGCGAGGCAAGGGCAGCTCGTGCTCGACGACGCGGCGACCTGCCCCGCGTGGGTCGATGCCAATTCCGATGCCCACGGCTACTACCGCGTTCGTTACCTAGGCAATCTTTTGCCGAAGTTGCTCGCGGTGCCCCAGGTGCTCACGCGCGCCGAGAAGGTGGCCCTTCTCGGCGATCTGGGGGCGCAGGTGCGCAGTGGCGCATCGTCGTACGCCGACGTCCTGGCGGCGGTTTCGAAGCTGGCTGACGATCCGACCTACTACGTTGCGGCCGCCACCATCGACCTTGTCGCGCAGGTGCGGGTTGCACAGATTTTCCCCGAGTCGCTCGCGCCGAACTACGCACGCTTCGTGCGCGACACGTACGGCGCACGGGCGAAGCGGCTTGGGTTCGTCCCGCGCGCGGGCGAAGCGGAGGATGAGGCATTGCTGCGTCCGCAGTTGCTGCTCTTGGTGGCCGACTCCGGGGAAGATCCGGCACTGCGCGCCGAGGCGAAGGCCTTGGCCGAGCGCTGGCTGAACGGCCAAGGGACCATTCCGCCGGCTTTGGTTCAATCGGTTCTCAACATCGCAGCACGCTCCGGCGATCGTGCGATGTTGGACCTGATGCGGAATGCGGCCCGCGCGCGCGGTGCTTCGAATCGCAAGGAGCGAAATTCGATTTTGCGCGCGATGGGGCAATTTCGCGAACCGGACACCTTGCGCGCGGCGCTCGCGTTGATTCTGCAGGACGATTTCGAGGTGCGTGAATCGACCGGGATGCTCTGGGAGACGCAGAAGACGCCGGTGACGCGGCAAGTCGCATTCGATTTCGTCAAGGAGCACTACGATGCTCTCATGGCGCGCCTTCCCAAGGAGGACAGCACCTTCGACCTCGCCGCGGACCTTCCCGAGATGGTCGGTGCGTCGTTTTGCGACGCAGCCCATGCAGCCGACGTGGAGTCGTTTTTCCGCGAGCGCTCCGCGCGGCATGCCGGGGGAGCGCGCGGGGTGGCGCGGGCGGTCGACGCGGTGAACACGTGCGCGGCATACCGCGAGCGTCAGGCGCCGAGCGTCGCGGCCTTCCTGACGGCGATCAAGGATGGGTCCGGTCGTAAAACAGGGGACGGCCGAGCAAATCGTTCAGCCAGCTCGCCACGATGA
- a CDS encoding discoidin domain-containing protein: MWKRFFARGAALLLTVLCVGFILQCAQDEPSSGVAESKALAVCGATNAALNRPTTSSSQENDTFSAGAATDGNAGTRWSSAFSDPQWLQVDLASNQSICGIQLNWEAAYARAYQIQTSSDGVNWNTVYNTTTGAGGTEVLTVSGNGRYVRMYGTARGTAYGYSLWDFQVFTGTGSAGNLISPFRPVMASSWEGGNAPGAALDGRATTRWSSQFSDPQWISVDLGGNATITGVTLNWETAYATGYRIEVSNDAVTWNPIHSTTTGKGGVENLAVSGTGRYVRMLGTARATAYGYSLWEFEVYGSVDTSSSTPPMLSGPTRAPGNLGQFALSAPADGAMVTNTRRPVLSWASVPGAVRYEVWLNVSRTDYDFAAPGRLLDWYTKVAEPTGTSYTPTWDLPDRWTYQWFVVSVDGGGATRASNLRTFGVYLPTVSTVADGVPIVDGCRDSNKDGAIQPYEDWHQPVETRVSDLLGRMTTEEKAYQMFYNAQVFPRAGWHFGPAQAQDLHGYLLASSGSRLGIPFISAGDTIHGYQTTYPTQSGLAAARDYPLDYALADMQRREQLEVGTRGVLGPLAEVGTKVIYPRIQEGGGENADVAAAQVRALVAGLQGGPELNPRSVLATVKHWPGEGAGGEALITYDAVTIKYHMIPFRAAIEAGAVNIMPGYAGSSYLDPGGPGAGNSAPILAYLRQNLAYTGLITTDWLPSGAWVSAANAGSDVMGGADPGAPGYSIATFLAGVPASRIDDAVRRVLRLKFKMGLFENPYGDPVNGPYRFHTPAYAELANRASREAMTLLKNDGVLPLRLAAGDNIVVAGPRAADGNACCIWTSYFHQEYGSLTIFDAIKTRAARAGVNVYQDTGPSPKLAVVAVGEASYTHATNWVKEQPYLPAEQLAVIQNFRNQGVPVVVLLVLPRPYVISDWQGLASAIVVTYRGGEEMGPAAASLLFGDYTPRGRLPWQLPRSLDQVLKPGGTDVLADANEGWDLPYDLGATDAERADIRTRINAGQTVPGTYGNPLYPYGAGLQGW, from the coding sequence ATGTGGAAGCGATTCTTCGCGCGTGGTGCTGCCCTGCTGCTCACGGTTTTGTGCGTCGGTTTCATTCTCCAATGTGCGCAGGATGAGCCATCGAGCGGCGTCGCCGAATCGAAGGCGCTGGCCGTCTGTGGCGCCACCAATGCCGCGTTGAATCGGCCGACGACGTCGTCCTCGCAGGAAAACGATACGTTTTCCGCGGGCGCGGCCACGGATGGGAATGCCGGCACGCGCTGGTCGAGTGCCTTCAGCGACCCACAATGGCTGCAAGTCGATTTGGCCTCGAATCAATCGATTTGCGGGATCCAATTGAACTGGGAGGCCGCCTATGCCCGGGCCTACCAGATTCAAACCTCTTCGGATGGTGTGAATTGGAATACGGTCTACAACACGACCACCGGTGCTGGCGGGACGGAAGTTTTGACCGTAAGCGGGAATGGCCGCTATGTGCGCATGTACGGCACCGCACGGGGCACGGCGTACGGATATTCCCTTTGGGATTTCCAAGTGTTCACCGGAACGGGCAGCGCCGGGAACCTCATTTCGCCATTTCGACCGGTGATGGCCTCGTCGTGGGAGGGCGGCAACGCGCCGGGGGCGGCGCTCGATGGGAGGGCGACCACGCGGTGGAGCAGCCAGTTCAGCGATCCGCAATGGATCTCCGTGGACCTGGGGGGCAACGCCACCATCACCGGTGTGACCTTGAACTGGGAGACGGCCTACGCCACGGGCTACCGCATCGAAGTGTCCAACGACGCGGTGACGTGGAATCCGATTCATTCGACGACCACTGGAAAAGGCGGCGTCGAAAACCTGGCGGTGAGCGGCACCGGTCGTTACGTGCGGATGCTCGGAACCGCCCGCGCGACCGCGTATGGGTATTCGCTTTGGGAATTCGAGGTATACGGGAGCGTCGATACCTCGAGCAGCACGCCGCCCATGCTGTCCGGCCCCACGCGCGCCCCGGGCAACCTCGGGCAATTCGCACTTTCGGCTCCGGCCGACGGCGCGATGGTCACCAACACGCGCCGGCCCGTGCTCTCGTGGGCCAGCGTCCCCGGGGCCGTACGCTACGAAGTGTGGCTCAACGTCAGCCGCACGGATTATGACTTTGCGGCACCGGGACGGTTGCTCGATTGGTATACGAAGGTGGCCGAGCCCACGGGCACGAGCTACACGCCAACGTGGGATTTGCCCGACCGATGGACATACCAATGGTTCGTCGTCTCGGTGGACGGAGGCGGCGCGACCCGCGCGTCGAACCTTCGCACCTTCGGTGTGTACCTTCCCACGGTGAGCACGGTGGCGGACGGTGTACCCATCGTCGATGGTTGCCGCGATTCGAACAAAGACGGGGCCATTCAACCCTACGAGGATTGGCACCAGCCCGTCGAAACGCGGGTGAGCGACCTTCTGGGTCGAATGACCACCGAGGAGAAGGCGTACCAGATGTTTTACAATGCGCAGGTGTTTCCGCGGGCGGGTTGGCACTTCGGCCCGGCGCAGGCGCAGGATCTCCATGGGTACCTGCTGGCGTCGTCGGGCTCGCGGCTGGGTATTCCGTTCATCTCCGCGGGCGATACCATTCATGGATATCAAACGACGTATCCGACGCAGAGCGGGTTGGCGGCGGCGCGGGATTATCCTTTGGATTATGCGCTCGCGGACATGCAGCGCCGCGAACAGCTGGAGGTGGGCACGCGCGGTGTGCTCGGGCCGCTCGCAGAGGTGGGGACGAAGGTGATTTACCCGCGCATCCAAGAGGGTGGCGGCGAGAATGCCGATGTGGCCGCGGCGCAAGTTCGAGCCTTGGTGGCGGGGCTCCAGGGCGGGCCGGAGTTGAACCCGCGATCGGTCCTCGCCACGGTGAAGCATTGGCCCGGTGAGGGCGCGGGCGGTGAGGCGCTGATTACCTACGACGCGGTGACCATCAAGTACCATATGATTCCGTTTCGGGCGGCCATCGAGGCGGGCGCGGTGAACATCATGCCCGGGTACGCGGGCAGCTCGTACCTCGATCCGGGTGGGCCCGGCGCGGGCAACAGCGCGCCGATCCTGGCGTACCTGCGGCAGAATTTGGCCTACACGGGGCTCATCACCACGGACTGGCTCCCATCCGGCGCGTGGGTGAGCGCGGCCAACGCGGGCTCGGACGTCATGGGCGGCGCCGATCCCGGTGCTCCAGGGTATTCCATCGCGACCTTCCTCGCAGGGGTGCCGGCGAGCCGGATCGACGATGCCGTGCGGCGGGTGCTGCGTCTGAAGTTCAAAATGGGCCTGTTCGAGAATCCATACGGCGATCCGGTGAATGGCCCCTACCGGTTTCACACGCCCGCGTATGCGGAATTGGCCAATCGCGCGTCGCGCGAGGCCATGACCTTGCTGAAGAACGACGGCGTGCTCCCGCTGCGCTTGGCGGCGGGCGACAACATCGTCGTCGCAGGCCCGCGCGCCGCGGACGGAAACGCCTGCTGCATCTGGACGAGCTATTTCCACCAGGAATATGGCTCGCTGACGATATTCGACGCCATCAAGACGCGCGCCGCAAGGGCCGGTGTGAACGTGTATCAGGACACGGGCCCATCGCCCAAGTTGGCCGTGGTGGCGGTCGGCGAGGCCTCGTACACGCACGCCACGAATTGGGTCAAAGAGCAGCCGTACCTGCCGGCGGAGCAATTGGCCGTGATCCAAAATTTCCGAAACCAGGGTGTCCCCGTGGTCGTGCTGCTGGTCCTCCCCCGCCCCTACGTCATCAGCGATTGGCAAGGGCTGGCCAGCGCCATCGTGGTCACCTACCGCGGCGGCGAAGAAATGGGCCCAGCCGCCGCCAGTCTGCTCTTCGGCGACTACACCCCGCGCGGACGGTTGCCTTGGCAACTGCCTCGCAGCCTCGACCAAGTGCTGAAACCCGGCGGTACCGATGTATTGGCCGACGCCAACGAGGGCTGGGATCTGCCGTACGATCTAGGCGCCACCGACGCGGAGCGTGCGGACATTCGCACACGCATCAACGCAGGCCAGACGGTGCCGGGCACCTATGGGAATCCATTGTATCCGTACGGGGCGGGCCTTCAGGGCTGGTAG
- a CDS encoding helix-turn-helix transcriptional regulator produces MIRCNPQLECPTNLLLALLSGPWTMPIVWSLFEEGPARFGALKRRITGISSRLLTERLRMLEAQGFVDRHEEKTIPPQVTYSATERLRRLCQALEALGAVADEWHANYLLQHT; encoded by the coding sequence ATGATCCGCTGCAACCCCCAGCTCGAATGCCCGACGAACCTGCTCCTCGCCCTCCTGTCGGGCCCGTGGACCATGCCCATCGTGTGGAGCCTGTTCGAAGAAGGCCCCGCCCGATTCGGCGCCCTCAAACGGCGCATCACGGGCATTTCCTCCCGTCTGCTCACCGAGCGTCTGCGCATGCTGGAGGCGCAGGGCTTCGTCGATCGGCACGAGGAGAAGACCATTCCGCCGCAGGTCACCTACAGCGCCACGGAGCGCCTGCGCCGTCTCTGCCAGGCCCTGGAGGCTCTCGGCGCGGTGGCCGACGAGTGGCACGCGAACTACCTCTTGCAGCACACCTAA
- a CDS encoding MerR family transcriptional regulator, whose amino-acid sequence MRIGELAKRLGVATSKIRFLEARGLVHSTRRPSQYREYDEGALEHLEFVLQAQSLGFTLDEISRALIEAGGRKRLRCHEMVRRLNAKLEEIDTHIAQTRALRTRVVRMIARLEAR is encoded by the coding sequence ATGCGAATCGGTGAGCTTGCAAAACGACTCGGCGTGGCCACGTCGAAAATCCGGTTTCTCGAGGCTCGAGGGCTGGTCCACTCGACACGCCGCCCAAGCCAATACCGCGAATACGACGAAGGCGCCCTCGAGCACCTCGAATTCGTCCTCCAGGCGCAATCGTTGGGTTTCACGCTCGACGAAATATCGCGCGCCTTGATCGAGGCGGGAGGCCGCAAGCGCCTACGCTGCCATGAAATGGTTCGCCGTTTGAACGCGAAGCTCGAGGAAATCGATACGCACATTGCACAGACGCGCGCGTTGCGCACACGCGTGGTTCGGATGATCGCGCGCCTCGAGGCGAGGTAG
- a CDS encoding M20 family peptidase, translated as MRFRRVFLRGSKVVAAMLLVLVAVLIANTLRQGRRGAAAPSPARAGAVDAARVAEHLARALQFKTVSHAEPSEDDAAQFEGLQRYLAETYPKVHAALAREVIGGRALVYTWRGSDPSLRPILLAAHQDVVPVEPGTEGTWTHPPFEGMVADGFVWGRGAIDDKGSVVAILEAVEALLAEHVTPRRSVVIALGCDEEVGGMAGAKAMAASFAAKGMRFEYVLDEGSMVTHGIVPEASSPVALIGLTEKGMATIELAVDTPTGHSSMPPPRTSVGVLARAIDRLEAHPMPPRLTPMTRQLLEAIAPDLSFGKRVVASNLWLFSPLVVSAMTTHEASNAAVRTTTAPTVFHAGVRANVLPATARALVNFRILPGDTVEGVLAHAKQTVADDRVQVKLHDTFASDPPPVSTHDSPAFRAIEAAVRELFPEAIVAPTLVLGATDARHYTSLAEGVYHFSPFVVGPQDLPRVHGTDERTPVGGLATAVLFYERLLRE; from the coding sequence ATGAGATTTCGGCGCGTGTTCCTACGAGGATCGAAGGTCGTGGCGGCGATGCTTCTGGTGCTCGTCGCTGTTCTAATCGCGAATACACTTCGGCAGGGGAGGCGCGGAGCGGCCGCACCTTCCCCCGCGCGGGCAGGCGCGGTCGATGCCGCGCGCGTGGCGGAGCATCTCGCCCGGGCACTGCAGTTCAAGACGGTGTCGCACGCCGAGCCAAGCGAGGACGACGCGGCACAGTTCGAGGGCCTGCAGCGATACCTCGCGGAGACGTACCCGAAGGTCCATGCGGCCCTCGCGCGCGAGGTCATCGGCGGGCGCGCACTCGTGTACACGTGGCGCGGGAGCGACCCGTCGCTTCGCCCCATCCTGTTGGCTGCGCACCAGGACGTCGTTCCGGTGGAACCCGGGACGGAGGGCACGTGGACGCACCCGCCCTTCGAGGGCATGGTCGCGGATGGATTCGTGTGGGGTCGCGGCGCGATTGACGACAAAGGCTCGGTGGTGGCCATCCTGGAGGCCGTCGAAGCGCTGCTGGCGGAGCACGTCACACCGCGGCGATCCGTGGTCATTGCCCTCGGCTGCGACGAAGAGGTCGGCGGCATGGCGGGCGCGAAGGCCATGGCGGCGAGCTTCGCGGCGAAGGGGATGCGCTTCGAGTACGTGCTCGACGAGGGCAGCATGGTCACGCACGGGATCGTGCCGGAGGCGTCGTCGCCCGTGGCCCTCATCGGTTTGACGGAAAAGGGCATGGCCACCATCGAGCTCGCCGTGGACACCCCCACGGGGCATTCGTCGATGCCCCCGCCCCGAACGTCGGTGGGCGTCCTCGCGCGCGCGATCGATCGGCTCGAGGCGCATCCCATGCCGCCGCGCCTCACGCCGATGACGCGCCAGCTTCTCGAGGCGATCGCGCCCGATCTGTCCTTCGGCAAACGCGTGGTCGCCTCGAACCTATGGCTCTTCAGCCCCCTCGTCGTCTCCGCGATGACCACCCACGAGGCGAGCAACGCCGCCGTGCGCACCACCACGGCCCCCACGGTTTTCCACGCCGGTGTGCGTGCCAATGTGTTGCCAGCCACCGCCCGTGCGCTCGTGAATTTTCGCATCTTGCCGGGCGACACCGTCGAAGGTGTTCTCGCCCACGCGAAGCAAACGGTCGCCGACGACCGCGTACAGGTCAAACTGCACGACACCTTCGCCAGCGACCCTCCACCCGTATCCACCCACGATTCGCCCGCATTCCGCGCGATCGAAGCCGCCGTGCGCGAGCTCTTTCCCGAAGCCATCGTCGCGCCGACCCTCGTGCTGGGTGCGACCGATGCACGCCACTACACATCGCTTGCGGAGGGCGTGTATCACTTCAGCCCCTTCGTCGTGGGCCCTCAGGATCTCCCGAGGGTCCACGGCACGGACGAGCGCACCCCGGTGGGCGGCTTGGCCACGGCGGTCCTCTTCTACGAGCGGCTCCTACGAGAATAG
- a CDS encoding flavodoxin family protein: MKLLVLVGSPRRAGNSATLAQAVQRGAESSGADVAVRFIDDFVTSFLRDCRTCRGPNGECQIADRFAELFFEDFLPAHGVVFCSPIYWYGLSAQTKAFFDRTFCHYAASSPRSAEVLEKMGRKRLGLVLASEETYPGASLGIVHQMQEFSRYTYSELVGVVRGVGNRRGEVQLDPVDPVREAERLGREMFVRAYSDYRLDTPRSPRVWP; the protein is encoded by the coding sequence ATGAAGCTTCTCGTTCTCGTGGGCAGCCCGCGGCGTGCGGGCAACTCCGCCACACTCGCGCAGGCCGTGCAACGCGGCGCCGAATCCTCCGGGGCCGACGTCGCCGTTCGCTTCATCGACGACTTCGTCACGAGCTTTCTGCGCGACTGCCGCACCTGCCGCGGCCCGAACGGAGAATGCCAAATAGCCGATCGCTTCGCCGAGCTATTCTTCGAGGATTTTTTGCCCGCACACGGCGTCGTATTCTGTTCACCCATCTATTGGTACGGGCTGTCGGCCCAGACGAAAGCCTTTTTCGACCGCACCTTTTGCCACTATGCAGCATCGTCTCCACGCTCGGCCGAGGTGCTGGAAAAGATGGGACGCAAGCGCCTCGGGCTGGTGTTGGCCTCCGAGGAAACGTACCCCGGCGCGTCGCTGGGCATCGTTCATCAGATGCAGGAATTTTCTCGATACACGTATTCCGAGTTGGTGGGTGTCGTGCGCGGGGTGGGCAACCGGCGTGGAGAAGTCCAATTGGATCCGGTGGATCCGGTGCGCGAGGCGGAGCGACTCGGGCGCGAAATGTTCGTTCGCGCCTACTCCGATTACCGGCTCGACACACCGCGCAGCCCGCGCGTGTGGCCTTGA
- a CDS encoding nuclear transport factor 2 family protein has protein sequence MKTFSGTNLAAFGLVLTLAGCSVAPPPAPHTAPSHSTRALVQELFDAYAQGNSRPFFDHVADDVHWTITGTNMLSGEYHSKREFLDATYGRLARVLKGPVRPAVQRIVVEGNDAVVQWRGSSTSVQGQPYDNEYVWVLRFDGARIVEVTAYFDGGRLDALFRATEPRPGG, from the coding sequence ATGAAGACGTTCTCGGGGACGAACTTGGCGGCTTTTGGTCTGGTGCTCACGCTCGCAGGTTGCTCGGTGGCCCCGCCACCTGCGCCCCACACGGCGCCATCGCATTCCACGCGCGCGCTGGTGCAGGAGCTTTTCGACGCGTACGCGCAAGGGAACTCCCGACCCTTCTTCGATCACGTGGCCGACGACGTGCACTGGACCATCACCGGCACCAACATGCTGTCGGGCGAGTACCATTCGAAGCGCGAGTTTCTCGACGCCACGTACGGTCGCCTTGCACGCGTGCTGAAGGGCCCGGTGCGGCCGGCGGTGCAACGGATCGTCGTCGAGGGCAACGATGCCGTCGTTCAATGGCGCGGCTCGTCGACCAGTGTCCAGGGTCAACCCTACGACAATGAGTACGTCTGGGTCCTGCGGTTCGACGGCGCACGCATCGTGGAGGTGACCGCGTACTTCGACGGAGGGCGCCTCGATGCGCTGTTCCGGGCCACGGAGCCGCGCCCCGGCGGGTGA